The DNA segment AGCACACCGCCGGCTCGATATGGCTACACAGATGGGTTCAATGCGGTGATTGATGCTCAAAATGGGTTTGGAGAAGACGCGCTTCAGGAACTCGCAGCTTTTATCGATAGGCTTGAATCCCCGCCTTCGACATAGTGGTACACTTCGCCCGCATAGTTTTTAAAAGTTAGTTTTTTACCATTTTGGGAAACGAGGTATTCCGGCAAGAGCGGTACCTTCCCTCCCCCTTCAGGTAAATCAACAACATAATGCGGAACAGCAAGGCCGCTGGTCCACCCACGGAGCTCTTCGATAATCTTCAAGCCACTTCGAACCGGCGTCTTAAAATGACTCACGCCTTCAACCGAGTCGCATTGGAAAATATAATAAGGGCGACACCTGCGCGCTAAGAGCCAGCGGTTCATTTCCTTCACCATCGCAGGGTCTTCATTCACACCTTTTAAAAGCACCATTTGGTTGCTGATGACACAGCCTCCATCCGCCAAACGGTTCAGGGCAAGCTCTGCCTCGGGGGTGCATTCTCTTAAATGATTAAAATGCGTACTGATGTAAATCGGGTGGTGCTTCTTAAGAACCTCGATGAGTTGCGGCGTGATACGCTGAGGCAGCGTGACCGGGTTGCGGGTTGCCAAACGAATGATTTCAAGATGCTTAATCTCTCGAAGTTCAGTGAGAAGGATATCAAGCTTCTTATCGCTTAGGCTCAGCGGGTCGCCGCCCGAAACTAATAAATCTCGAATCTCCGGCGTTCGACGAACGTAATCTACTGCCTCATCCAATGCCTTTCGGCTCAAAGCAGACTTTGGATCGCCCACCTTACGGCGCCGGTTACAATGGCGACAATAAACCGGGCAGTTGTGACTGGTGTAGAGCAATGCACGGTCTGGGTAGCGGTGGGTCAGCCCCTCAGTTGGCATGTAGGTATCTTCGGCCAGGGGATCTTCAAGGTCATCGGAGGCAAGCTCAAGTTCTGCCGCCTGCGGAACCGACTGTAAGTAAATCGGATCGGTCTCATCGGCCTCTTGCATAAGCGATGCATAATAAGGTGTGATGCCCATCAAAAATTGCGCTGAAGCAGCCCGAATATCTTCACGTTTTTTAGAATCGAGCTT comes from the Deltaproteobacteria bacterium genome and includes:
- a CDS encoding KamA family radical SAM protein; the protein is MDTVIQISRHRRFSEATDEQWNDWRWQLKNRLSTPEDLEGLVKLDSKKREDIRAASAQFLMGITPYYASLMQEADETDPIYLQSVPQAAELELASDDLEDPLAEDTYMPTEGLTHRYPDRALLYTSHNCPVYCRHCNRRRKVGDPKSALSRKALDEAVDYVRRTPEIRDLLVSGGDPLSLSDKKLDILLTELREIKHLEIIRLATRNPVTLPQRITPQLIEVLKKHHPIYISTHFNHLRECTPEAELALNRLADGGCVISNQMVLLKGVNEDPAMVKEMNRWLLARRCRPYYIFQCDSVEGVSHFKTPVRSGLKIIEELRGWTSGLAVPHYVVDLPEGGGKVPLLPEYLVSQNGKKLTFKNYAGEVYHYVEGGDSSLSIKAASS